GCTCGATTTCAGCCATTGGTGTTGCTGCCCATGAATGCGGCCATGCCCTGCAGGATGCTGATAACTATGCCTTTATGCGGATCCGGGAAAAAATCGTTCCCGTGGTTAACTTCGGTTCCAGTCTGTCCATGCCTATCCTCTTACTTGGGGTACTTTTTGGAATGAACCAAACCCTGATTAATATTGGGATTGCTCTATTTTCCTTGGCCTTATTATTTCAATTGGTGACTTTACCGGTTGAATTTGATGCTTCTAGACGGGCCGTTCGCTGTCTCGATGAAATGAATATTCTGAGCCAAGAAGAATTACCCTATGCCAAGTCTACTTTAAGAGCAGCCGCTCTCACTTATGTAGCTGGAACAGTTTCTACCTTGCTCTCCCTCCTGCGGATTATTATTCTTTTCGGTGGCAACCGGCGTGACTAAGTAGAAATTAGAAAGCTATTCTTTCTAAAGAAAATTTTGATACTAAAAAAGCGTGACCATTTTGTGGCCACGCTTTCTTTTTGAAAACGGTTTGATTAGTAAGCTTTTAAGTAACGTTCAACTTCCCATTGGGTGACTTGGGTTTCATATTCATCGTGTTCGATGGTTTTTGCTGTAATGAAGTTATTGGATAGGTGACTACCGAGAGCATCGAGCACTACTTGATCTTCTTTGAGGAAGTTAACCGCTTCTTTTAAGTTGGAAGGCAGTTGTTCAATATGAGAATCCCGTAACTCTTTTGAAGTCATGTTGTAAATGTTTCGGTCAATGGGGTCAGGAACAGGGAGCTTGTTTTCAATCCCGTCTAAACCGGCATAGATGCAAGCTGCCATAACGAGGTAGGGGTTAGCAGAAGGGTCTACTGACCGTAATTCAATCCGAGTCGAATTGCCGCGGGCTGCAGGAATTCTAACTAATGGTGACCGGTTTTGGGCGGACCAGGCGATATAGACTGGGGCTTCATAACCAGGTGTTAGGCGTTTGTAGGAGTTAACGATTGGGTTACCTAGAGCAGTGATGGCTTTGGCGTGTTTTAAGATCCCAGCAACAAATAGGTGGGCAGTTTCGGAAAGGCCGTCAGCGCTATTTTCATCATAGAAGGTATTGCCATTATCATCAAAGAGGGACATGTTGCAGTGCATCCCTGAACCAGCGATGCCGTAAACGGGCTTTGGCATGAAGGTGGCATAGAGATTATGCTTGCGGGCGATTGACTTAACAATCAATTTGAAAATTTGGACCTTGTCACAAGCATCTACCACATCAGAATACTTAAAGTCAATTTCATGTTGGCCAGGAGCACATTCATGGTGGCTGGCTTCCACTTCAAAGCCCATTTCTTCTAAGGTAAGGACGATATCGCGGCGGCAATTTTCACCGAGGTCAACGGGAGCCAGGTCGAAGTAACCACCATGGTCATTGACTTCAGTCGTTGGTTCGTCACTGTCATTCAATTTAAATAGGAAGAATTCTGCTTCTAAACCGAGGTTGAATTCCTTAAAGCCATCATCATTTAGACGTTTGACACAGCGTTTCAGGTTACCGCGGGGGTCACCGATAAAGGGCGTGCCGTCTGTGGAATAAATATCACAGAGCAATAAGCCGATTTTCTTATTGTCACCAGCGGTCCAAGGGAAGATTAACCAAGTATTTAAATCGGGAATTAAATACATGTCGGATTCCTCGATACGAACAAAACCGTCGATAGAAGAACCGTCAAACATCAGTTTATTATCCAAAACCTTATCTAATTGACTAATCGGCACTTCGACATTTTTTAGGGTGCCGTTGACATCACTAAAGACGAGGCGGAGAAAGTGGACATTTTCTTTTTTGATATCGGAACGGATTTGCTCTTCGCTAATTTGTTTCATCTTTTTATAACTCCAATCTTCTTAACAGCTTAGTTAATCGATTTCTATGTAAGAAAATATAACACATGTAAAATAAGATCACAAGAAAAAATTATTCATAATTTCTAAAGTTTTTCTTATGTCAGGGATAACATCCAGCTATGGTATTATTAATAAGTAAAAATAATTAAAAAAGCTAATGCCTTTCCCTGGTATTTTGGTTAAAATAAGGAAAACATGCTTGATAGGATAGCAAGTGATTTACCTGTCCCCTAACGAGTTTGGGGGTAATGTTTGATTATTTAACCAAATAAAAAGAAAAGAGTGAGCGTTGAAATGGAACTAGAATCATTAATTAAAGCAGTGGCTTCCAAGGCACCTGCCCCAGGCGGTGGGGCGGTTTCCTGTGTCACTGGTAGTTTTGCTTGTGCCTTGGCAAGCATGGCGGCTAAGGTGACTTTGGATCGGACTGACTTTTCCAAGGATGCCAATACCGCGGCTAACTTATCTGACCTAGCCCATCAAATGGACCGAGACAGCGACAGCTTCTTACATTTTGCCCGCGAAGACGAAAAGGTCTCTGCCCGGCTCTTTGCGGCTTACAAGCAAAAAGCAAGTAGTGAGGATGAAAAACAAGCCCGTAGCGAACAAATCCAAGTGACCTTGATCCAAGCGACTCACTTACCCCTGCAAGTTATCGCCTTAGTGGTAGATGATTTGGCCCTACTAGAAAACGTCGCTCGCCTCGTTAAGCCAAGCATCTTAGCTGACGTTGAGGTGGCAAGGGACCACTTGTTGACCGCCTTTAAGGGCTCTAACCATAATGTCGAAAACAATTTGACCTTAATTAAAGACCAGGCCAGTGCCCAATTTTTGGCTAAAAAACAAAGTGCTCTCTTAGACCGGATTGAAAAGCTGGACCAAGCCCTACTTAAAGAAATTGAAAAACGTAAGGGACAATAAGTCAGCTTGCTTGGCTAAATTTGGAGCTTGAGAGCCACTGCATGTCTAATAAAGTGTTAATGCTCGGATAAATTGCAAAAAAAGAGTTTGCAAATAAAGAAAAAGTAGTGTACTATACTATGTGGAAAATTTGAATACCGAAGTGTTAGGCAGAGGCTCCTGTATAAACATAAGCTATCGCCCAAAAATGTCGAGAGACGCCAATGGGTAAAACAGAGATTGTCGAAATAAGGCTTTCTCCAGGTAGCTAAGAAATTTTTCTTTACGTTATACAGTGCTAAAACTCAGACGAAGCAACTCAATCAACTGAGCTTATTAATAATGGAGTCTCTACTTTCTTGGGTAGGGGCTCTTTTTATTTTGCCAAGGAAAAGATGGAGGTGATGGCTATGGAGGAAGAGCAAGAACAGATAGCGGAAAGTCGACAGCAAGGGAGTTTATTGCTTAACCTCTTGAGGCCATTACCAGGGTCTCTGATTAAGCTTTAGGCTCCCACAGAAAGGAGCATAACGATGAAAAAATTTGAAAACCAAGGTCGCTACCGGCAATTTGCTGCTTATTCAATAAGCGAACTTTTTAACACCTATAAAATTGATAATAACGGCCTTAGCGATGACCAAGTCCAAGCCTTGCGAGAAGAATACGGGGAAAATGTGATCGATTATGGGGACAAAGCTTCTCTAATGGAAGAACTTGTCCAAGCCTATCTCACCCCCTTTACCCTAATTTTAATTGGTCTAGCTATCATTTCATTCTTTACTGACTATGTCTTTGCAGCGGCAGATAGTCGTGATTGCATTAGTTCAGTGATTATTCTAGTCTTGGTCTTTATTTCTGGGACCGTATCCTTTATCCAATCCAAGCAATCCAATGATGCGGCAGAACACTTGAAGGAAATGGTTAAAGTGACTGCCAATGTCAAACGCGCGGGCGATTTCAACGAAATTCCTACCGAAGAGATTGTTTGCGGGGACTTGGTTAAATTATCAGCGGGGGATCTTATTCCTGCTGATCTACGGATTATTGAAAGTAAGGACCTCTTTGTTTCTCAAGCGGCCATGACTGGAGAATCCTATCCGGTAGAAAAAATGGCCCAAGCTACTGACCATGCTGAGACCGTGGTCGATGAGGCCAACCTGGCCTTTATGGGCTCGAATGTCATTAGCGGTAGTGCAGTCGGGCTAGTGATTGCCGTCGGAGAGGAGACCCTCTTTGGGGATATCGCAAAAACCGTGACCACCGAAGAAGAAGTCACTAACTTTGATATCGGCATTAGTAAAATTTCTACCCTGCTTATGCGCTTTATGGGAGTAATGGTTCCGGTAGTCTTTCTGATTAATGGCATCCATATGAAGAATTGGCTAGATGCTTTGATCTTTGCGATTTCGGTTGCGGTCGGTTTGACCCCGGAGATGCTCCCGATGATCGTGACCACTAACCTGGTCAAGGGGTCACAAACCATGGCCAAGGGTGGGACCATTGTGAAAAACTTAAATGCCATTCAAAGTTTTGGCGCTATGGATGTCTTATGTACCGATAAAACCGGGACACTGACCCAAGATAAAATTGTTTTAGAAATGCATTTGAACTGTGATGGCGATGAAGACAGTGGGGTACTCCGCCATGCCTACTTGAATTCTTACTACCAAACCGGTTTGAAGAACCTGATGGACGTGGCCATTATTGAAGCTACCCACCGGGAACTGGACCTGGATCCTAGCTACTACCACAAGGTCGATGAAATTCCCTTTGACTTTGAACGACGGCGGATGAGTGTCGTTGTCGAAGATAAGGCGGGAAAACGTCAATTAATTACCAAAGGGGCGGTGGAAGAAATGCTAGCCATTTCCTCCCTAGTCCTCAAACAAGGCCAAGCGATTCCTTTAACGGATGATCTCCGTCAAGAAATCCGCCAACAAGTCAAAGATCTCAATGAAGACGGTCTAAGGGTCATCGGTATTGCTCAAAAAACCAACCCACCAGCAGTGGATGCTTTTAGCATTGAAGACGAGTCGGACATGCTTTTGATCGGCTACCTAGCCTTTCTTGACCCACCTAAGGAATCTACCCAACCGGCTCTCAAGGCTCTGGCTGACCACCAAGTGGATGTGAAGGTCCTGACAGGTGACAATGAAGAGGTTACCCGGTCGGTGTGTCGTCAAGTGGGAATTTCGGCAGACAGTATTATTAATGGGATCGACCTGGAAGCCATGGACGAGGAGGCCTTAGCCCAAGCGGTGGAAGACTACCAAGTCTTCGTCAAAATTTCTCCTCAACAAAAGGCTCAAATCACCCAAATTCTCCAAGATAACGGCCATGTGGTTGGTTTTATGGGGGACGGAATTAACGATGCTGCTGCCTTAACGACTTCTGATGTGGGCATTTCTGTTGATACTGCAGTCGATATTGCCAAGGAATCAGCCGATATCATCCTCTTAGAAAAAGATTTGATGATTTTGGAAAAAGGGGTTGTCTCTGGTCGGGAAATATTTGGGAACATTATGAAATATATTAATATTACGACTTCATCAAATTTTGGGAATACTTTTTCCATCTTGATGGCTTCTTTATTCTTACCTTTCTTGCCCATGATGCCGACCCAACTTTTAGTCTTGAACCTGATCTATGACATCGC
This genomic stretch from Aerococcus mictus harbors:
- the mgtA gene encoding magnesium-translocating P-type ATPase encodes the protein MKKFENQGRYRQFAAYSISELFNTYKIDNNGLSDDQVQALREEYGENVIDYGDKASLMEELVQAYLTPFTLILIGLAIISFFTDYVFAAADSRDCISSVIILVLVFISGTVSFIQSKQSNDAAEHLKEMVKVTANVKRAGDFNEIPTEEIVCGDLVKLSAGDLIPADLRIIESKDLFVSQAAMTGESYPVEKMAQATDHAETVVDEANLAFMGSNVISGSAVGLVIAVGEETLFGDIAKTVTTEEEVTNFDIGISKISTLLMRFMGVMVPVVFLINGIHMKNWLDALIFAISVAVGLTPEMLPMIVTTNLVKGSQTMAKGGTIVKNLNAIQSFGAMDVLCTDKTGTLTQDKIVLEMHLNCDGDEDSGVLRHAYLNSYYQTGLKNLMDVAIIEATHRELDLDPSYYHKVDEIPFDFERRRMSVVVEDKAGKRQLITKGAVEEMLAISSLVLKQGQAIPLTDDLRQEIRQQVKDLNEDGLRVIGIAQKTNPPAVDAFSIEDESDMLLIGYLAFLDPPKESTQPALKALADHQVDVKVLTGDNEEVTRSVCRQVGISADSIINGIDLEAMDEEALAQAVEDYQVFVKISPQQKAQITQILQDNGHVVGFMGDGINDAAALTTSDVGISVDTAVDIAKESADIILLEKDLMILEKGVVSGREIFGNIMKYINITTSSNFGNTFSILMASLFLPFLPMMPTQLLVLNLIYDIACISIPWDRMDASYLKEPKNWDASHVKNFMIYFGPISSIFDVLSFVALYHWIIPQVLNGTYWTLSTGQQAIFEALFHSGWFVVSLWSQTLVLHMLRTEKLPFIQSRPSFIFTTITTIGIIFGSLLPRTKLGFYLGLAPLPGSFWLLLVAIVISYLVLVTLVKHFYVKHYGKLL
- the glnA gene encoding type I glutamate--ammonia ligase, whose protein sequence is MKQISEEQIRSDIKKENVHFLRLVFSDVNGTLKNVEVPISQLDKVLDNKLMFDGSSIDGFVRIEESDMYLIPDLNTWLIFPWTAGDNKKIGLLLCDIYSTDGTPFIGDPRGNLKRCVKRLNDDGFKEFNLGLEAEFFLFKLNDSDEPTTEVNDHGGYFDLAPVDLGENCRRDIVLTLEEMGFEVEASHHECAPGQHEIDFKYSDVVDACDKVQIFKLIVKSIARKHNLYATFMPKPVYGIAGSGMHCNMSLFDDNGNTFYDENSADGLSETAHLFVAGILKHAKAITALGNPIVNSYKRLTPGYEAPVYIAWSAQNRSPLVRIPAARGNSTRIELRSVDPSANPYLVMAACIYAGLDGIENKLPVPDPIDRNIYNMTSKELRDSHIEQLPSNLKEAVNFLKEDQVVLDALGSHLSNNFITAKTIEHDEYETQVTQWEVERYLKAY
- a CDS encoding cyclodeaminase/cyclohydrolase family protein, producing MELESLIKAVASKAPAPGGGAVSCVTGSFACALASMAAKVTLDRTDFSKDANTAANLSDLAHQMDRDSDSFLHFAREDEKVSARLFAAYKQKASSEDEKQARSEQIQVTLIQATHLPLQVIALVVDDLALLENVARLVKPSILADVEVARDHLLTAFKGSNHNVENNLTLIKDQASAQFLAKKQSALLDRIEKLDQALLKEIEKRKGQ
- a CDS encoding zinc metallopeptidase; amino-acid sequence: MFGFPLFYMFDPTIILLIIGAIIAGIASWNVNRTFDKYSRYTNRRGLTADQVARMMLDHNQIGHVGVSTVRGKLTDYYDPRDKNLYLSDQVSQESSISAIGVAAHECGHALQDADNYAFMRIREKIVPVVNFGSSLSMPILLLGVLFGMNQTLINIGIALFSLALLFQLVTLPVEFDASRRAVRCLDEMNILSQEELPYAKSTLRAAALTYVAGTVSTLLSLLRIIILFGGNRRD